The proteins below come from a single Pseudomonas chlororaphis genomic window:
- a CDS encoding mannose-1-phosphate guanylyltransferase, whose translation MIPVILSGGSGSRLWPLSRKQFPKQFLALTGEHTLFQQTLERLVFEGMDTPIVVCNKDHRFIVNEQLAGRNLEAQRILMEPFGRNTAPAVALTAMMLVNEGRDELMLVLPADHVIDDQKALQRALALATVAAERGEMVLFGVPATKPETGYGYIKSTNDALLPEGVSRVSHFVEKPDVKRATEFVEAGGYFWNSGMFLFRASRFLEELKKHDPDIYDTCLLTLERSEQTADTITFDEATFACCPDNSIDYAVMEKTQRACVVPLSAGWSDVGCWASLWEVNPKDADGNVTKGDVVVQDSRNCMIHGNGKLVSVIGLENIVVVETKDAMMIAHKDKVQDVKKMVNTLNAQGRTETQNHCEVYRPWGSYDSVDMGGRFQVKHISVKPGACLSLQMHHHRAEHWIVVSGTAEVTCDENVFLLCENQSTYIPIASVHRLRNPGKIPLEIIEVQSGSYLGEDDIERFEDIYGRSTPVERGVSVKTIAQ comes from the coding sequence ATGATTCCGGTGATCTTGTCAGGTGGTAGCGGCTCACGTCTTTGGCCGCTTTCGCGCAAGCAATTCCCTAAACAGTTCCTGGCCCTGACCGGCGAACACACCCTGTTCCAGCAAACCCTCGAGCGCCTGGTGTTCGAAGGGATGGACACGCCGATCGTGGTCTGCAACAAAGACCACCGTTTCATCGTCAACGAGCAGCTGGCAGGCCGCAACCTGGAAGCCCAGCGCATCCTGATGGAGCCATTCGGGCGCAACACCGCCCCGGCCGTGGCGCTGACCGCGATGATGCTGGTCAACGAAGGCCGCGACGAGCTGATGCTGGTGCTGCCGGCCGACCACGTGATCGATGACCAGAAGGCCCTGCAACGCGCCCTGGCCCTGGCCACCGTGGCCGCCGAGCGAGGCGAAATGGTGCTGTTCGGCGTACCCGCCACCAAACCGGAAACCGGTTATGGCTACATCAAGTCGACCAACGACGCGCTGCTGCCTGAAGGCGTGAGCCGCGTGTCGCACTTCGTCGAAAAACCCGACGTCAAGCGCGCCACCGAGTTCGTCGAGGCCGGCGGCTACTTCTGGAACAGCGGCATGTTCCTGTTCCGCGCCAGCCGTTTCCTGGAAGAGCTGAAAAAGCACGATCCGGACATCTACGACACCTGCCTGCTGACCCTTGAGCGCAGCGAGCAGACCGCGGACACCATCACCTTCGACGAAGCCACCTTCGCCTGCTGCCCGGACAATTCCATCGACTACGCGGTAATGGAAAAAACCCAGCGCGCCTGCGTGGTGCCGCTGTCGGCGGGCTGGAGCGATGTCGGCTGCTGGGCGTCGCTGTGGGAAGTCAATCCCAAGGATGCCGACGGCAACGTCACCAAGGGCGACGTGGTGGTCCAGGACAGCCGCAACTGCATGATCCACGGCAACGGCAAGCTGGTGTCGGTGATCGGCCTGGAGAACATCGTGGTGGTCGAGACCAAGGACGCCATGATGATTGCCCACAAGGACAAGGTCCAGGACGTCAAGAAGATGGTCAACACCCTCAACGCCCAGGGTCGTACCGAAACTCAGAACCACTGCGAAGTGTATCGTCCGTGGGGCTCGTATGACTCGGTGGACATGGGTGGTCGCTTCCAGGTCAAGCACATCTCGGTCAAGCCGGGCGCGTGCCTGTCGCTGCAGATGCACCACCACCGTGCCGAACACTGGATCGTGGTCAGCGGCACCGCCGAAGTGACCTGCGACGAGAACGTGTTCCTGCTCTGCGAGAACCAGTCGACCTACATCCCGATCGCGTCGGTCCACCGCCTGCGCAACCCGGGCAAGATCCCGCTGGAAATCATCGAAGTGCAGTCCGGTAGCTACCTGGGCGAAGACGACATCGAGCGCTTCGAGGACATCTACGGGCGTTCCACTCCCGTCGAACGTGGCGTGTCGGTGAAAACCATCGCGCAATAA
- a CDS encoding multidrug transporter, which yields MLIGVLLVITWLILLLRYPAKALPVSLAAFVGLGLVAAWVLWQENRENRQLDRLELRITYAPERCPADRPLSLNLNNGNDVPLTELYWQVAAYAPGDTLNLADNPYDAPRYRGPGELQPGASWQDCLPLPPLRPGYRAQSLEFRAERLHGSFSN from the coding sequence ATGCTTATCGGCGTCTTGCTGGTCATCACCTGGCTCATCCTGTTGCTGCGCTACCCGGCCAAGGCGTTGCCGGTGTCCCTGGCCGCGTTCGTCGGGCTGGGCCTGGTGGCGGCGTGGGTGCTCTGGCAGGAAAACCGCGAGAACCGCCAGCTCGATCGCCTGGAGCTGCGCATCACCTATGCGCCCGAGCGCTGCCCCGCCGACCGTCCACTGTCGCTGAACCTGAACAACGGTAATGACGTGCCGTTGACCGAGCTGTACTGGCAGGTCGCAGCCTACGCCCCCGGTGATACCCTCAACCTGGCCGACAATCCCTACGATGCACCGCGCTATCGTGGCCCCGGCGAACTGCAACCGGGCGCCAGCTGGCAGGACTGCCTGCCGCTGCCGCCACTGCGTCCGGGCTATCGTGCGCAGAGCCTGGAGTTTCGCGCCGAGCGATTGCACGGTAGTTTCTCCAACTGA